In Scatophagus argus isolate fScaArg1 chromosome 5, fScaArg1.pri, whole genome shotgun sequence, a genomic segment contains:
- the si:ch211-11n16.2 gene encoding zinc finger FYVE domain-containing protein 1 has translation MSDILMKEMERISISPMKAEERPDGVSSFLLVDEQENLKVRDESEFVDKLGCGDVAGVKVLSIFGNTGDGKSHTLNHILFGGESVFYTSKSPNSCTVGVWAAYDPALSLLALDTEGLLGAASNQNQRMRLLLKVLAVSDIVIYRTRAERLHNDMFLFLSSASGAYLKHFTPELRALSSRCGLDVPLSSLGPAVIVFQETTHTQLLGHDSKLAGHADMLLQKRFHDLGLGTEAFSSVQYVGTQTITPPTDYSRLLEAVRQQVKNTHTRSPRQPEIVFRALEALSERFCGELSDDKMTVYSFFPDEYFTCSAVCLSCNIRCKNGMNHLRDRVPHMADGLCQYAHQFNNKVLICKRCYEGGREVIVVPKTSASSDNQWFGLAKYAWSGYVLECASCGVIYRSRQYWVGNQDPESSVVRSEVKHVWEGSDSFLTTHQNAAQRVLDGMNYMIQSVSEYSTGPTKAVTAWLTDQVAPPYWRPNTEITACHGCQKVFMEAERKHHCRSCGEGFCHPCSSHRKPVPERGWGSAPVRVCQACYRQGGPVDTNSEVCKVEPRGLIARRVTEVAQSTLDIVTSAVDYPLCFVKDVARPDYWVPDQDITQCHQCSKIFTPAMSKHHCRACGQGVCGPCSTHNRPVPSRGWDHPVRVCDSCHARTDSL, from the exons ATGTCTGACATACTaatgaaagaaatggagagaataTCGATCAGTCCAATGAAAGCAGAGGAGCGTCCAGACGGTGTCTCAAGCTTTCTGCTGGTGGATGAACAAGAAAACCTGAAG gTCCGTGATGAGTCTGAGTTTGTGGACAAACTTGGCTGTGGGGACGTGGCAGGAGTTAAGGTCCTCTCCATCTTTGGCAACACTGGCGACGGCAAGTCCCACACCCTCAACCACATCCTATTTGGTGGTGAGAGTGTGTTCTACACCTCCAAGTCCCCCAACTCCTGCACAGTGGGGGTCTGGGCCGCTTATGACCCTGCCCTCAGCCTGCTCGCCTTGGACACTGAGGGTCTGTTGGGGGCTGCCTCCAATCAGAACCAGAGAATGCGGCTGCTGCTAAAG GTTTTGGCAGTGTCTGATATAGTAATCTATCGTACACGGGCAGAGCGTCTCCACAATGACATGTTCCTGTTCCTGAGCAGTGCCTCAGGGGCCTACCTTAAGCACTTCACCCCGGAGCTCAGGGCCCTCTCTAGCCGCTGTGGTCTGGACGTGCCCTTGTCTTCTCTTGGGCCTGCCGTTATCGTCTTTCAAGAGACAACACACACCCAGTTGCTTGGTCATG ATTCTAAGCTGGCTGGCcatgctgacatgctgcttCAGAAGCGCTTTCACGATCTGGGCTTAGGGACAGAGGCCTTCAGCTCAGTGCAGTATGTGGGCACCCAGACCATCACACCTCCCACTGACTACAGCAGGTTGCTGGAGGCTGTCAGGCAGCAAGtgaaaaacactcacacacgctcTCCCCGCCAGCCAGAGATAGTGTTCCGTGCTCTAGAG GCCCTAAGTGAGCGTTTCTGTGGGGAACTATCAGATGACAAGATGACCGTGTACTCCTTCTTCCCAGATGAGTACTTcacctgctctgctgtctgcctcAGCTGCAA CATTCGCTGTAAAAACGGAATGAACCATCTGAGAGACAGGGTCCCGCACATGGCAGATGGACTGTGCCAGTATGCACACCAGTTCAACAATAAGGTCCTCATCTGTAAG CGGTGCTatgaaggaggcagagaggtgATTGTTGTGCCCAAGACCTCAGCTTCCAGTGACAACCAATGGTTTGGACTGGCCAAGTATGCCTGGTCAGG CTATGTGTTGGAGTGTGCTAGCTGTGGTGTGATCTACCGCAGCAGACAGTACTGGGTGGGAAACCAGGACCCTGAGAGCAGCGTTGTGCGATCTGAGGTCAAACATGTCTGGGAGGGG TCGGACAGCTTTCTGACCACTCACCAGAATGCTGCCCAGAGGGTCCTCGATGGGATGAACTACATGATCCAGTCAGTGTCGGAGTACAGCACCGGCCCCACCAAAGCTGTTACTGCCTGGCTCACTGACCAGGTGGCACCTCCATACTGGAGACCCAACACAGAGATCACT GCCTGTCACGGCTGTCAGAAGGTGTTcatggaggcagagaggaagcaCCACTGCCGATCATGCGGCGAGGGTTTCTGCCATCCTTGCTCCAGCCACAGGAAGCCAGTCCCAGAGAGAGGCTGGGGCAGTGCGCCTGTCAGGGTGTGTCAGGCCTGCTACCGACAGGGAGGGCCAGTTGATACAAACAGTGAGG TGTGTAAGGTGGAGCCTCGTGGTCTAATAGCTCGCAGGGTGACGGAGGTGGCCCAGTCTACGCTGGACATAGTCACCTCTGCTGTGGACTACCCTCTGT GTTTTGTGAAGGATGTGGCCCGGCCAGACTACTGGGTGCCGGACCAGGACATCACTCAGTGCCATCAGTGCTCCAAAATCTTCACTCCGGCAATGTCCAAGCATCACTGCAGGGCCTGTGGACAGGGTGTGTGCGGCCCCTGCTCCACACACAACAGGCCCGTACCCTCCCGGGGCTGGGACCACCCGGTCAGAGTGTGCGACAGCTGCCACGCTCGCACTGATAGTCTGTGA